The following are encoded in a window of Anopheles gambiae chromosome X, idAnoGambNW_F1_1, whole genome shotgun sequence genomic DNA:
- the LOC3289790 gene encoding uncharacterized protein LOC3289790 isoform X2 — protein sequence MQLNNMSTHQPSGGGPDQQHHLLVDAPTIRLMPSTLPVSIPLFRLRNVSFLQSPPHPAPEGTTTSTTSNTTNNNNYEFYKPPGTNGLELLNGSDKGADAQIKLEAADGGELSAELADRPGSSETGSSYGNQDSRSPPLTVAGSAARRQQQPQPRLFHRELPEDEDDEYEGEEEEEGMEGEEQERTVTGDEPGEESNDAACAAELGDSEQDDNKLAPQDQEKMTQAVKKVFTEYKWTPPVAPIRSPSTKKKQHIKRPMNAFMVWAQAARREMAQQQPRLQNSEISKDLGKIWKSLKDEAKQPFVEQAEKLRLAHKSQHPYYKYQPRRKKSKRCVGAGAKSGKCCELHYAELNGLASPPSMEDGGSSGDSGQYAHPDGQCPSTSGGLARGPKQQPAGKGRSRSSAVRAGPAETPLNGPPALPPPPPPPLATSYELELAHERVTGYGAGSGGAAPYEAPLSVELYSAGGADGGEGTGPALTTADCHFLEDGQPQSTMEMAEVQQSSTGSSSSSSSDAAVAAQLQSQHSSPYGARDWTIPIGIELRESATAMETGGTGGGGAYGLHGNRPMSSSCMAPGYAYTNYATAYMPTTPEYHSSQTPHFQPGGGGGTGGSGSAAPFEETGGLACYTSQPTSAVAHRYARGDVGDGPFAHQYHVHHGQLHAATATIEPDGRQPSSATPELEEHAVGAVAVVTSGESGLADRARGTVQILMPALSAYVSGTGTSTEVYGRHGSDQHAAHEQQQQQHRLTAIQSNRMHGASESGLFNYALGETGQQYMPTAMGHHHLPYAGGQARIDIHQQSPPQHQHQHQQQPQQLHPLDLHEQHQQQQQVAHHHQSYHHSQQPPQDPYQYGSSPPGQAGRIPTGSGDGQFY from the exons ATGCAGCTCAACAATATGTCTACCCATCAGCCTAGTGGTGGTGGGCCcgaccagcagcaccatctgCTGGTGGACGCACCGACGATCCGGCTCATGCCCAGTACGCTCCCCGTCTCGATACCACTCTTCCGGCTCCGGAACGTGAGCTTCCTACAGTCGCCACCGCATCCCGCACCGGAAGGAACCACTACCTCAACCACCTCAAACAccactaacaacaacaactacgaGTTCTACAAACCGCCCGGTACGAACGGGCTAGAGCTGCTGAACGGTAGCGACAAGGGTGCGGATGCCCAGATCAAGCTGGAAGCCGCCGACGGTGGTGAGCTGTCGGCCGAACTGGCTGACCGCCCAGGCTCGAGCGAAACCGGTTCAAGCTACGGTAATCAGGACTCGCGTTCGCCACCGCTGACCGTCGCGGGGTCGGCAGCTCGGCGccaacagcagccgcagccaCGATTATTCCACCGGGAACTCCcggaggacgaggacgacgaatATGAaggcgaggaggaggaggagggaatGGAAGGGGAAGAGCAAGAGCGCACCGTGACGGGGGACGAGCCGGGCGAGGAAAGCAATGATGCCGCGTGCGCTGCCGAGCTGGGCGATTCGGAACAGGACGACAACAAGCTGGCCCCGCAGGACCAGGAAAAGATGACGCAGGCAGTCAAGAAGGTGTTCACCGAATACAAGTGGACGCCACCAGTCGCACCGATCAG GTCGCCGAGCACcaaaaagaagcaacacaTCAAGCGGCCGATGAACGCGTTCATGGTGTGGGCCCAGGCCGCCCGCCGCGAGATGGCCCAGCAACAGCCGCGGCTACAGAATTCGGAAATCAGCAAGGATTTGGGCAAAATTTGGAA AAGCCTGAAGGATGAAGCGAAGCAGCCGTTCGTCGAACAGGCGGAAAAGCTGCGGCTGGCCCACAAAAGCCAACATCCGTACTACAAGTACCAGCCGCGGCGCAAAAAGTCCAAGCGGTGCGTCGGTGCCGGCGCAAAGTCGGGCAAGTGCTGCGAGCTGCACTACGCCGAGCTGAACGGGCTGGCAAGCCCGCCGTCGATGGAGGACGGTGGCTCGTCGGGCGACTCCGGCCAGTACGCCCATCCGGACGGCCAGTGCCCGTCGACGAGTGGTGGGTTGGCGCGCGGCCCGAAGCAACAGCCGGCGGGCAAGGGGCGCAGTCGCAGCAGTGCCGTCCGGGCTGGGCCGGCTGAAACGCCCCTTAACGGACCGCcggcactaccaccaccaccgccgccaccgttagcCACCAGCTACGAGCTGGAGCTGGCGCACGAGCGTGTGACCGGGTACGGCGCCGGTAGTGGCGGTGCTGCCCCGTACGAAGCGCCCCTTTCCGTCGAGCTGTACTCGGCTGGCGGCGCCGATGGTGGGGAAGGCACCGGGCCCGCGCTCACCACTGCCGACTGCCACTTCCTGGAGGACGGCCAGCCCCAGAGCACCATGGAGATGGCAGAGGTGCAGCAGTCGTccactggcagcagcagcagcagcagcagtgacgCCGCAGTGGCCGCCCAACTCCAAAGCCAGCACTCGTCGCCGTACGGAGCGCGCGACTGGACCATCCCGATCGGCATTGAGTTACGCGAGTCCGCCACCGCGATGGAGACTGGAggcactggtggtggtggtgcgtacGGGCTGCACGGCAATCGGCCGATGTCGTCCAGCTGCATGGCGCCCGGCTACGCCTACACCAACTATGCCACCGCGTACATGCCGACCACGCCGGAGTACCACAGCTCCCAGACGCCACACTTCCAgcccggcggcggcggtggcaccGGCGGCAGCGGTAGTGCCGCTCCGTTCGAGGAGACGGGGGGACTTGCCTGCTACACCAGCCAGCCCACCTCGGCGGTGGCCCACCGGTACGCGCGCGGTGACGTCGGCGACGGTCCGTTCGCGCACCAGTACCACGTGCACCACGGTCAGCTGCACGCGGCCACCGCGACGATCGAACCGGACGGCCGGCAGCCAAGCAGTGCGACGCCCGAGCTGGAAGAG CACGCGGTCGGCGCAGTTGCGGTCGTCACCAGCGGCGAGAGCGGCCTGGCGGACCGTGCGCGCGGCACCGTGCAGATACTGATGCCGGCGCTATCCGCGTACGTGAGTGGTACCGGTACCAGTACCGAGGTGTACGGGCGGCACGGTTCCGACCAGCACGCCGcccacgagcagcagcagcagcagcaccgtctCACCGCGATACAGTCGAACCGGATGCACGGTGCGTCCGAGTCGGGCCTGTTCAACTATGCCCTCGGCGAGACCGGCCAACAGTACATGCCGACAGCGATGGGACACCATCATCTGCCGTATGCCGGCGGCCAGGCGCGTATTGACATCCACCAGCAGTCGCCaccgcagcaccagcaccagcatcagcaacaaccCCAGCAGCTTCATCCGCTTGACCTGCacgagcagcaccagcagcagcagcaggtggcGCACCATCACCAAAGCTACCACCATagccagcagccgccacaGGACCCGTACCAGTACGGCAGCTCACCGCCAGGCCAGGCTGGCCGTATCCCGACCGGCAGCGGCGACGGACAATTCTACTGA
- the LOC3289790 gene encoding uncharacterized protein LOC3289790 isoform X1 produces the protein MQLNNMSTHQPSGGGPDQQHHLLVDAPTIRLMPSTLPVSIPLFRLRNVSFLQSPPHPAPEGTTTSTTSNTTNNNNYEFYKPPGTNGLELLNGSDKGADAQIKLEAADGGELSAELADRPGSSETGSSYGNQDSRSPPLTVAGSAARRQQQPQPRLFHRELPEDEDDEYEGEEEEEGMEGEEQERTVTGDEPGEESNDAACAAELGDSEQDDNKLAPQDQEKMTQAVKKVFTEYKWTPPVAPIRSPSTKKKQHIKRPMNAFMVWAQAARREMAQQQPRLQNSEISKDLGKIWKSLKDEAKQPFVEQAEKLRLAHKSQHPYYKYQPRRKKSKRCVGAGAKSGKCCELHYAELNGLASPPSMEDGGSSGDSGQYAHPDGQCPSTSGGLARGPKQQPAGKGRSRSSAVRAGPAETPLNGPPALPPPPPPPLATSYELELAHERVTGYGAGSGGAAPYEAPLSVELYSAGGADGGEGTGPALTTADCHFLEDGQPQSTMEMAEVQQSSTGSSSSSSSDAAVAAQLQSQHSSPYGARDWTIPIGIELRESATAMETGGTGGGGAYGLHGNRPMSSSCMAPGYAYTNYATAYMPTTPEYHSSQTPHFQPGGGGGTGGSGSAAPFEETGGLACYTSQPTSAVAHRYARGDVGDGPFAHQYHVHHGQLHAATATIEPDGRQPSSATPELEEVKSILPVRIPSITLHHATPQHAVGAVAVVTSGESGLADRARGTVQILMPALSAYVSGTGTSTEVYGRHGSDQHAAHEQQQQQHRLTAIQSNRMHGASESGLFNYALGETGQQYMPTAMGHHHLPYAGGQARIDIHQQSPPQHQHQHQQQPQQLHPLDLHEQHQQQQQVAHHHQSYHHSQQPPQDPYQYGSSPPGQAGRIPTGSGDGQFY, from the exons ATGCAGCTCAACAATATGTCTACCCATCAGCCTAGTGGTGGTGGGCCcgaccagcagcaccatctgCTGGTGGACGCACCGACGATCCGGCTCATGCCCAGTACGCTCCCCGTCTCGATACCACTCTTCCGGCTCCGGAACGTGAGCTTCCTACAGTCGCCACCGCATCCCGCACCGGAAGGAACCACTACCTCAACCACCTCAAACAccactaacaacaacaactacgaGTTCTACAAACCGCCCGGTACGAACGGGCTAGAGCTGCTGAACGGTAGCGACAAGGGTGCGGATGCCCAGATCAAGCTGGAAGCCGCCGACGGTGGTGAGCTGTCGGCCGAACTGGCTGACCGCCCAGGCTCGAGCGAAACCGGTTCAAGCTACGGTAATCAGGACTCGCGTTCGCCACCGCTGACCGTCGCGGGGTCGGCAGCTCGGCGccaacagcagccgcagccaCGATTATTCCACCGGGAACTCCcggaggacgaggacgacgaatATGAaggcgaggaggaggaggagggaatGGAAGGGGAAGAGCAAGAGCGCACCGTGACGGGGGACGAGCCGGGCGAGGAAAGCAATGATGCCGCGTGCGCTGCCGAGCTGGGCGATTCGGAACAGGACGACAACAAGCTGGCCCCGCAGGACCAGGAAAAGATGACGCAGGCAGTCAAGAAGGTGTTCACCGAATACAAGTGGACGCCACCAGTCGCACCGATCAG GTCGCCGAGCACcaaaaagaagcaacacaTCAAGCGGCCGATGAACGCGTTCATGGTGTGGGCCCAGGCCGCCCGCCGCGAGATGGCCCAGCAACAGCCGCGGCTACAGAATTCGGAAATCAGCAAGGATTTGGGCAAAATTTGGAA AAGCCTGAAGGATGAAGCGAAGCAGCCGTTCGTCGAACAGGCGGAAAAGCTGCGGCTGGCCCACAAAAGCCAACATCCGTACTACAAGTACCAGCCGCGGCGCAAAAAGTCCAAGCGGTGCGTCGGTGCCGGCGCAAAGTCGGGCAAGTGCTGCGAGCTGCACTACGCCGAGCTGAACGGGCTGGCAAGCCCGCCGTCGATGGAGGACGGTGGCTCGTCGGGCGACTCCGGCCAGTACGCCCATCCGGACGGCCAGTGCCCGTCGACGAGTGGTGGGTTGGCGCGCGGCCCGAAGCAACAGCCGGCGGGCAAGGGGCGCAGTCGCAGCAGTGCCGTCCGGGCTGGGCCGGCTGAAACGCCCCTTAACGGACCGCcggcactaccaccaccaccgccgccaccgttagcCACCAGCTACGAGCTGGAGCTGGCGCACGAGCGTGTGACCGGGTACGGCGCCGGTAGTGGCGGTGCTGCCCCGTACGAAGCGCCCCTTTCCGTCGAGCTGTACTCGGCTGGCGGCGCCGATGGTGGGGAAGGCACCGGGCCCGCGCTCACCACTGCCGACTGCCACTTCCTGGAGGACGGCCAGCCCCAGAGCACCATGGAGATGGCAGAGGTGCAGCAGTCGTccactggcagcagcagcagcagcagcagtgacgCCGCAGTGGCCGCCCAACTCCAAAGCCAGCACTCGTCGCCGTACGGAGCGCGCGACTGGACCATCCCGATCGGCATTGAGTTACGCGAGTCCGCCACCGCGATGGAGACTGGAggcactggtggtggtggtgcgtacGGGCTGCACGGCAATCGGCCGATGTCGTCCAGCTGCATGGCGCCCGGCTACGCCTACACCAACTATGCCACCGCGTACATGCCGACCACGCCGGAGTACCACAGCTCCCAGACGCCACACTTCCAgcccggcggcggcggtggcaccGGCGGCAGCGGTAGTGCCGCTCCGTTCGAGGAGACGGGGGGACTTGCCTGCTACACCAGCCAGCCCACCTCGGCGGTGGCCCACCGGTACGCGCGCGGTGACGTCGGCGACGGTCCGTTCGCGCACCAGTACCACGTGCACCACGGTCAGCTGCACGCGGCCACCGCGACGATCGAACCGGACGGCCGGCAGCCAAGCAGTGCGACGCCCGAGCTGGAAGAGGTAAAAAGTATCCTACCGGTTCGCATACCCTCAATCACGCTTCACCATGCCACTCCACAGCACGCGGTCGGCGCAGTTGCGGTCGTCACCAGCGGCGAGAGCGGCCTGGCGGACCGTGCGCGCGGCACCGTGCAGATACTGATGCCGGCGCTATCCGCGTACGTGAGTGGTACCGGTACCAGTACCGAGGTGTACGGGCGGCACGGTTCCGACCAGCACGCCGcccacgagcagcagcagcagcagcaccgtctCACCGCGATACAGTCGAACCGGATGCACGGTGCGTCCGAGTCGGGCCTGTTCAACTATGCCCTCGGCGAGACCGGCCAACAGTACATGCCGACAGCGATGGGACACCATCATCTGCCGTATGCCGGCGGCCAGGCGCGTATTGACATCCACCAGCAGTCGCCaccgcagcaccagcaccagcatcagcaacaaccCCAGCAGCTTCATCCGCTTGACCTGCacgagcagcaccagcagcagcagcaggtggcGCACCATCACCAAAGCTACCACCATagccagcagccgccacaGGACCCGTACCAGTACGGCAGCTCACCGCCAGGCCAGGCTGGCCGTATCCCGACCGGCAGCGGCGACGGACAATTCTACTGA